AAAGCCAGCGTAGAACACAAAGCCGATTTCCCTGATCAAAGCGTGTGCCAAAAACAGGCGAACTACACCACTTTGACCTTCCAAATCGGTCATTCACATCATTGATTTTCCATAACAAAAGTCCGTCTGAATATTTCAGACGGCCTTTATTCATCCTATTTAAGGACGATGCGGCGCAAACTGCCATTGTCCCAATTCCAAATTCAAATCAAACAGATTCAGACGGCCTATTGCCACACGGACCAAGCGCAAACATGGAAAGCCTGCTTTCGCCGTCATCCTTCGCACTTGGCGGTTTTTCCCTTCCAAAATTTTGATTTCCACCCAAAAATCAGGCACAGACTTACGCACGCGAATCGGCGGCACGCGCGACCATAAAATATCCGCTTCGCCCTCTTCCAATACCCTAACCTCGGCCGGACGGGTGACAAAATCGCCCAAATCTACGCCACGGCGCAATAAATCCAATTTGGCTTCATCTGGAGAGCCCTCCACCTGCGCCCAATAAGTTTTAACCTGCTTAAATTTCGGGTCAGCAATCTGCGCCTGCAAACTGCCATTATTGGTCAGCAGCAGCAAACCCTCGCTATCCGTATCCAAACGGCCGGCCGGATAAAATCCCGGTTTCTCGACAAAATCCTTAAGGCACTGATGTTTTTCATGTTCAGAAAACTGGCAAATCACGCCATAAGGCTTGTTTAGGATAATCAAATCGTTCATTTCACACTTTCAGACGGCCTTAGATTCCAAGCAATCTCGGATAATAAAAAAGACACCGTATAAAACGGTGTCTTTCATATTTGGCGGAGTAAGAGGGATTCGAACCCTCGATGCAGGTTGACCCCACATGCTTCCTTAGCAGGGAAGTGCCTTCAGCCTCTCAGCCATTACTCCTAAGGAAGACCGCAATATACGCTTTCTGCCCTCCTTCGTCAAGCATGACCGCCCCAAACTTTCTTAACACCATGAAATCATTTAAATAAAAATATAATATTTTTTACATCATCCTATTTTTATACTTCTTTCATATATGTTAAAATGATTTTGTTTTCTGTAAACCTTTTTTCACACCCCTTATTACAAAGGAGTTCGTATGTTACGTTTTTCTGCTTTGGTTGCCGTATCCGCCCTGATGCTTGCCGCGTGCTCACAACCCGGCAATTCCCAACCATCTACTTCCTCCTCTCAAACTTCTACTCAAAAAACAACTGCCGCCGGTTCTGCCTGCCGCAGCATGGGTGAAGGCCATAAAGTCAATGGCAAAGGTCAAAACGACATTTATATGTGTAAAGTCGATGTAGCTTTGAACTCTGCCGAAGCCAAATCCGCTTTGGATCCTAGCATCCGCGTTCACTACGGCAGCACATCCGGAGCGACTTTGACTTCCCGTCAAATCTCCAACTCAGTCGGCAAAACCCCTGATGAAACCTGCCAACGCGCATTCCTGAGCGCGGTTAAACGCTTCCAAAGCACTGCGCATCGTAAAAAAGCCAAATCCGTTCATCTGGTTAGCTACTTTGACAAAGTAACCAAAGGCGGTAACGAGTACGAATGCCACATCGCTACATTCAACAGCCGTGTGGTTTTGAAAGGCAGCTTCCACTAAGCAATGTCAAAAATGCCGGACTTCAATATGAAGTTTGGCATTTTTCTATTTTATGGATATGACACCCCTTCACTGCCTGCTGGCCGATCCCTCTTTTGCCGCCTGCTACAACCATGCGTCTCTAGACGCAGCCGATTCCCAACGTTTGGCCGCCACGCCGCAACTGGCGCAGCGTCAAGACTGGCAAGTCAGCCGCGCATTAAAACAGCAAACCGATTTACCGACTGTATCGCTGAGCCACAGCCAAGGCTTTGCCGCTTTATTGTGTGCGCCTCAGTCCTTAACAGCCGGTGTCGATATCGAATTTATCCGACCGCGCGATTTCAAAGCGCTGTCGGCTTTAGTATGCACGCAGGAAGAACAAGACTTTTTGGAAACGGCAAACTGGCCGTCTGAAACGTTTTACCGATTGTGGTGTTTCAAAGAAGCATTGATTAAAGCGGCGAATTTGGATTTTCCGTCAGATATGAAATCGGTCGGCTATGTTTTCGATTCAGGGCAATCCGTCGGTTTACGAGCTGGAAAGCAAACCGATTGGTACGGCACAAGCGCGATTTTGGCGGATACGATGGCACTTGCCTGCGTTTGGAAAGGAAAAGCCCCCGCGCTGCAATGGCAGTTTTTCGGTTCGCTCAAATCCAATGATTTAACCGACCGGCAAACTATCTAATAACTGACAAACTAATAATAATCTGATTTAATTTACTGCACTTTTACTTATTCCACACACCAACAGCAGCATTTGCAAAAGGTCGTCTGAACGATGAATCTTCGCCTCCTAAACCGCCTCTATACTGCCCTTATCCTGTTTCTTACCCTGTTTTTGGTTTATGCCTTTGCTTCACAAGCACGCATCCAAACCGATTTGACCGCGTTGTTGCCAAGCGAGCAGCAACCCGATGCCTTACTGACGGCCGCGGATAAAGCCGCAGAAGCGCAGCTCAATTCGCAAGTTATTTTGCTTGCCGGTAGTACCGATGCTGAAACCGCTTTTCAGACGGCCTCACAAATTGCCGATGCATGGCGCAAAAGCGGCGTATTTGAACAAGTCGACAGCAGCATGACGCCGAATTTGGACAAAGTGCGGGCGGATATGCAGAAACTGAGCTTGGCGGTTTTGCCGCAAGACGAAATACGCCTGCTGTTTGAGCAGCCGCAAGCCTATTTTCAGGCTCGGGCAGAAGCCGCGGCCAATCCGTTTGCCGCGCCCTCGCCTTTGTCTTTAGAACAAGACTGGCTGGGCTTCGGACGCTTTGTTGCCGACAAAGCCAATCCGCAAAGCCGTTTGCAGTGGGACATGGACAACGGCATGCTGTTTACCGAAGACAAAGGCAAAACTTGGGTATTTTTGCACGGACGGCTCGCCGGCGGCGATCAATTTTCCGGCAACGATACCCTCTTGCCGCTGATGGCGAAAAGCCGTCAAATCGCTTCGGAAAACGGCGCGGAAACCTTAAGCGCAGGTGGCGCATTGTTTGCCGCCGTATCCAAAGCAGCCGCAGAAAAAGAAAGTCGGCTGATGAGTATGGTCGGACTTGGGCTGACCTTTGCACTGCTGTTGTGGGTCTTCCGCAGCAGCCGAGTATTTTTGCTGTCCTTGCCGCTGGCAGCCGGTATGTTGACCGGATTGGCAGTTGCGTTATTAACATTCGGCGAAGTGCATATCCTAACCATCGTCATCGGCACCAGCCTGGTGGGTATGTTGGTGGATTTCCCGTTGCACTGGCTTGCTCCGTCGGTATTCGGACCGTCTGAAAAGACCGTTTGGCAGGCTGAATCAGCAATGAAACATGTCTTGCCAAGTTTTGCCGTCAGCCTGACGATTACCGTCTTGGGCTACGCGCTGCTGTGGTTTACCCCTTTGCCTGTATTACGCCAAACCGCCGTATTTTCAGGTTTCGCTTTATTTGGCGCGTTTGGTGCCACCGTTTTATGGCTGCCGCCACTGTTTCGCCGCTACCGTGCCAAAACCGTGCCTTTTGCCGCATTAACCGAAAAGCTCTATTCCTTGTCAGGCCGTCTGAAAAACCGCCTGCACAAACGCGGCTGGTTAATCGTGGGCGGAATTTTGCTGGCAGTCGGATTGTGGCGCAGCGACTGGCGTGACGACATCCGTCAATGGGTCAATATGCCGACCGCGATGTTGGCCGAGGTACAACAAATCGGCCAGTTGAGCGGCACGGATTTTGGTGGAAAATATTTGGTGGCCGAAGCACAAAGCGAAGATGCCCTATTGAAGAAAACCGCCGAACTCGGC
This genomic interval from Neisseria sp. Marseille-Q5346 contains the following:
- a CDS encoding pseudouridine synthase — its product is MNDLIILNKPYGVICQFSEHEKHQCLKDFVEKPGFYPAGRLDTDSEGLLLLTNNGSLQAQIADPKFKQVKTYWAQVEGSPDEAKLDLLRRGVDLGDFVTRPAEVRVLEEGEADILWSRVPPIRVRKSVPDFWVEIKILEGKNRQVRRMTAKAGFPCLRLVRVAIGRLNLFDLNLELGQWQFAPHRP
- a CDS encoding 4'-phosphopantetheinyl transferase superfamily protein, translating into MDMTPLHCLLADPSFAACYNHASLDAADSQRLAATPQLAQRQDWQVSRALKQQTDLPTVSLSHSQGFAALLCAPQSLTAGVDIEFIRPRDFKALSALVCTQEEQDFLETANWPSETFYRLWCFKEALIKAANLDFPSDMKSVGYVFDSGQSVGLRAGKQTDWYGTSAILADTMALACVWKGKAPALQWQFFGSLKSNDLTDRQTI